In the genome of Mucilaginibacter sp. 14171R-50, the window TGCACAGGTTATGACGAATAGCGGCAAATACAGCTTTTCTATACCACCGCAATGGGAAGAAGGAAGCCGCAATATGGATTTTGAATTTGAGGTAAGCGGCGATGCCCTGAAAGGCACCATGGTTTATACCGACGGAAAATCGTACAACTTTACAGGCGTACGCGCACCATTGATGATCAGGGCCAAAGCGCCTGTTTGGGGGAAACCCATCAGGTTATTTAACGGCAAAGACACCAAAGGCTGGCATACCGATGGCAAAAACCAGTGGACGGTAGAAAATGGCATTTTACGAAGCACCCACTCGGGCGCCAACCTGATCACCGATAGGAAATTCAGCGATTTTAAACTGCATATCGAGTTCCGCTACAAGCAGGGAAGCAACAGCGGCGTTTACCTGCGCGGCCGTTACGAGGTTCAGGTTATTGATACCAAAAGCGGCGAGCCCGAGCCGATAAACAACCAGTTCAGTTCGGTTTATGGTTTCCTTCCTCCAAATAAAATGATGGCCAAAAACCCCGGCGAGTGGCAATCATACGATATTACCTTAGTAGGCCGCCTGGTAACTATTGTTGCAAACGGCACCATGGTAATATGCAGGCAGGAAATACCCGGTATAACCGGCGGCGCTATAGACAGCAGAGAAGGTGAGCCCGGACCGCTATTGATACAAGGCGACCACGGCCCTATTGACTACCGCAATATTATTATCACCCCGGCTAAATAGCTATTGGGTAAGCCGGTAGTGTAACTCATCGGTTTTAAGTATCTTCCATCCCGGGTTAAGCGTAATGGTCCAGCCTTTGCCTTCAATGGCCTGGCCGTTTATGCTGATGCCGCCTGCGGGAAGGGTGACTATCTGCCAGTTTTTCATCAGCATACCGCCTGTTGTAACAGTTAGCTTACCCCATACATCATTAATTTCGGACGTGGGATAAACTGTACCATGATCGCCCAGGTCGAACACCGTGTTTGGGTTAAAAACGATATTCATTTTCATAAGGTTTATAGTGAGCACCGGCCGGCGAATAAAAATATCAAGATACTGGTTAACGACTTGCAGGCGCATATCTTCCTTTAACTTTTTCGACCGGAGAACGGCGTCTGCAT includes:
- a CDS encoding DUF1080 domain-containing protein; protein product: MALIVFSGVKASAPIDKDPAVIGRWDITIEKDGKTLPSWLEVQKSGTHTLIGRFTYAFGSARPIAQVMTNSGKYSFSIPPQWEEGSRNMDFEFEVSGDALKGTMVYTDGKSYNFTGVRAPLMIRAKAPVWGKPIRLFNGKDTKGWHTDGKNQWTVENGILRSTHSGANLITDRKFSDFKLHIEFRYKQGSNSGVYLRGRYEVQVIDTKSGEPEPINNQFSSVYGFLPPNKMMAKNPGEWQSYDITLVGRLVTIVANGTMVICRQEIPGITGGAIDSREGEPGPLLIQGDHGPIDYRNIIITPAK